Proteins from a single region of Nitrospira sp.:
- a CDS encoding YciI family protein: protein MKFVILGYDGPEGEAKRKIHRPAHLANLEPLAQQGRVILAGPLTDKAGSLMVLEFESQAEAEHFANQDPYMVNGVFERVEVHPFMQVLPK from the coding sequence ATGAAATTTGTAATTCTTGGTTACGACGGCCCTGAAGGAGAAGCGAAACGGAAAATCCATCGCCCAGCCCACCTCGCCAATCTTGAACCATTAGCGCAACAAGGCCGCGTCATTCTTGCCGGTCCTCTCACAGACAAAGCCGGCAGTTTGATGGTGCTGGAGTTCGAGTCGCAGGCTGAGGCCGAACACTTCGCCAACCAGGATCCCTATATGGTGAACGGCGTCTTTGAGCGGGTTGAAGTTCACCCGTTCATGCAGGTATTGCCCAAATAA
- a CDS encoding DUF2203 domain-containing protein, with translation MAEDRDEDSPGRVFTLFEANQLIPQLQTHLETVKQFKSVLVRTRDEVRKASEQALYGGGTSVGTQYVISLQTISSNLHAIHELGVHVKDIDLGLCDFPHARDGRIVYLCWKLGETEVRWWHEVTHGYKDRCPLEGPA, from the coding sequence ATGGCTGAAGATCGAGATGAAGACAGTCCGGGACGAGTCTTTACGCTATTTGAAGCGAATCAACTCATTCCGCAGCTCCAAACCCACCTGGAGACCGTCAAGCAATTCAAGTCTGTCCTCGTCCGAACGCGCGATGAGGTCCGTAAGGCCTCAGAACAAGCGCTCTATGGAGGCGGAACGTCTGTGGGAACCCAATACGTGATCAGCCTGCAAACGATTAGTTCCAATCTTCACGCCATCCATGAATTGGGTGTCCACGTGAAAGATATCGATCTAGGCCTGTGCGACTTTCCTCACGCCCGTGACGGACGAATCGTGTATCTCTGCTGGAAACTTGGAGAAACCGAAGTCCGTTGGTGGCATGAAGTGACGCATGGATACAAAGACCGATGCCCCCTTGAAGGCCCTGCCTAA
- the prmC gene encoding peptide chain release factor N(5)-glutamine methyltransferase has product MPELKTVGALVAWARQSLVQAGVSNGAQEARWLLEHALAVRSHQLVSQVDRLVSPDVWACIESLVARRVAREPLQYLLGTQEFCGLEFAVSSAVLIPRPETELLIYHVMDHVRSLPDATIVDVGTGSGCLSITLAARLKGQRVIAIDRSPEALAVAQANAMRHGVRDRIEWLEGDLLSPLHARQAADTIDVIVSNPPYISESDWTGLEPEVRVFEPRMALVGGVQGTEFHERLLRESREFLVPGGWLVMEMGAGQAPTVRRLVAEIGGYGGLRIIEDAAGIERVVMTQRVE; this is encoded by the coding sequence ATGCCAGAGCTGAAGACGGTGGGTGCCCTCGTTGCGTGGGCTCGGCAGTCCTTGGTCCAGGCCGGGGTGAGCAACGGGGCGCAGGAGGCGAGGTGGCTCTTGGAGCACGCGCTTGCGGTACGAAGTCACCAGTTGGTGAGTCAGGTGGACCGGTTGGTCTCTCCCGATGTCTGGGCCTGTATTGAGTCCCTGGTCGCACGGCGTGTGGCCCGTGAACCACTCCAATATCTGCTTGGGACGCAAGAGTTTTGCGGACTCGAATTCGCTGTCAGCTCCGCCGTGCTGATTCCCCGTCCTGAGACGGAATTGCTGATCTATCACGTTATGGACCATGTCCGATCTCTTCCCGATGCCACCATTGTTGATGTGGGAACGGGTTCCGGTTGCCTGTCGATCACATTGGCCGCTCGACTGAAGGGGCAGCGCGTCATTGCAATTGACCGATCTCCGGAGGCGCTGGCGGTGGCGCAGGCCAACGCGATGAGACATGGGGTGCGTGATCGGATTGAATGGCTCGAAGGGGATCTGCTGTCGCCACTTCACGCTCGGCAGGCGGCTGACACGATCGACGTCATTGTCTCAAACCCACCCTACATTTCCGAATCCGATTGGACTGGCCTGGAGCCGGAAGTCCGGGTATTTGAGCCGCGCATGGCATTGGTCGGGGGAGTGCAGGGAACGGAATTTCACGAGCGGTTGCTGCGCGAATCCCGGGAATTTCTCGTTCCAGGCGGGTGGCTCGTCATGGAAATGGGGGCGGGGCAAGCCCCGACGGTTCGGCGGTTAGTAGCGGAGATCGGCGGGTATGGGGGGCTTCGGATTATCGAAGATGCGGCAGGGATCGAACGGGTGGTCATGACTCAGCGGGTGGAATAG
- a CDS encoding transketolase C-terminal domain-containing protein — MAENKSLIGTKNKKGQTFTDTWTMMNDAPRTPSFYTGSEVIKEALRRASCDVMIAYPITPQSEAAALIGELFAEGYIGDYFRGESEFAVMSQCAGAAFGGARVFTTTAGPGTMRAMENFPMWSGARLPIQMIVTCRGINSPLSIQPDTLEIAYLLNTGMLVWHAETAQDFFDWILKGYMVSEEPDVHLPLALCCDGFFVTHTKDVVNLTPADMCLPPYDPYRSPVPCMDMECPPVRMMRDPFVMKSNYISYATHASWQQEIWAAIERSRKHTIKWINGLVDTENTDAEIMIVASGTAVSQGREAIRLLEDEGIRCGLVKVKSLRPWPEEEIREATKNAKHIFVPEFNVTGWLAKEIKATIPNHHRVHSGPRVCGGMTMPPEIIVQEIKTVLGMKTVSLAGRGS, encoded by the coding sequence ATGGCAGAGAATAAATCCCTCATCGGGACAAAAAATAAAAAAGGGCAGACCTTTACCGATACCTGGACGATGATGAACGACGCCCCGCGTACTCCGTCGTTCTATACAGGTAGCGAAGTCATTAAAGAAGCGTTGAGACGCGCCAGTTGCGACGTCATGATTGCCTATCCGATCACCCCGCAGAGTGAAGCCGCGGCGTTGATCGGCGAATTGTTCGCGGAAGGCTACATCGGTGACTACTTCCGCGGTGAGAGTGAGTTTGCCGTCATGTCCCAGTGCGCCGGCGCCGCATTCGGTGGCGCGCGTGTCTTCACGACGACTGCGGGCCCCGGCACAATGCGCGCCATGGAAAACTTCCCCATGTGGTCCGGTGCGCGGCTGCCGATTCAAATGATCGTCACGTGCCGCGGCATCAACTCGCCGCTCTCTATCCAACCGGACACACTCGAAATCGCGTACTTGTTGAATACCGGAATGCTGGTCTGGCATGCGGAAACCGCGCAAGACTTCTTCGACTGGATCCTCAAAGGCTACATGGTATCGGAAGAGCCGGACGTGCACTTGCCCCTCGCGCTCTGCTGCGACGGATTCTTTGTGACACACACGAAGGACGTCGTAAATTTGACTCCGGCCGACATGTGTTTACCGCCCTACGACCCCTACCGCTCACCGGTCCCCTGCATGGACATGGAATGTCCGCCGGTCCGGATGATGCGCGATCCCTTCGTCATGAAGAGTAACTACATCAGCTACGCCACCCATGCCAGCTGGCAGCAGGAAATCTGGGCGGCGATTGAACGCTCAAGAAAACATACCATCAAGTGGATCAACGGACTGGTCGATACTGAGAATACCGATGCCGAGATCATGATCGTGGCCTCCGGGACAGCCGTCTCACAGGGACGCGAAGCCATCCGCCTCTTAGAGGACGAAGGCATCCGCTGCGGACTGGTGAAAGTAAAGTCCCTGCGCCCCTGGCCGGAAGAGGAAATCCGGGAAGCCACGAAAAACGCGAAGCACATTTTCGTGCCGGAGTTTAACGTCACCGGGTGGCTGGCGAAAGAAATCAAGGCGACGATTCCCAATCACCATCGAGTCCATTCCGGTCCGCGCGTGTGCGGAGGCATGACGATGCCGCCGGAAATCATCGTTCAGGAAATCAAAACAGTGCTCGGGA
- the hisG gene encoding ATP phosphoribosyltransferase: MLTIALSKGKLIEPTLELFRRAGYDSAGLVGESRRLIFPCPEIDTTFLIVRPSDVPTYVEYGGADAGIVGKDVLMEQDSDVYEPLDLLFGACRISVAALRAEVACDRLSSKVRVATKYPRITERFFNQRGVPVEIIKLYGSIELAPVVGLADRIVDLVETGSTLKAHDLVEVDLIAQSTARFIANRASLKLKHAPLMDMIRRLRKAVADSQKPPSMPRGNTGLKRASISAKDRA, encoded by the coding sequence ATGCTGACGATTGCGCTCTCGAAGGGGAAGTTAATCGAACCGACGCTGGAACTGTTCCGCCGGGCCGGCTATGACAGCGCAGGGTTAGTGGGGGAGAGCCGGCGGTTGATCTTTCCTTGTCCTGAGATCGACACCACCTTCTTGATTGTGCGGCCGAGCGACGTGCCTACCTATGTGGAATACGGGGGTGCCGACGCCGGAATCGTCGGGAAAGACGTGCTGATGGAACAGGACAGCGACGTTTATGAGCCATTGGATTTGCTGTTCGGAGCGTGTAGAATCTCGGTCGCTGCGCTCCGGGCCGAGGTCGCGTGCGATCGGCTGTCATCCAAGGTTCGCGTCGCGACGAAATATCCCAGGATCACCGAGCGCTTTTTCAACCAGCGCGGGGTCCCGGTCGAAATCATCAAGCTGTACGGCTCAATTGAGTTAGCGCCGGTTGTGGGACTGGCGGATCGGATCGTCGACCTCGTCGAGACCGGCAGTACGCTCAAGGCGCACGATCTGGTCGAAGTGGACCTGATTGCCCAGTCGACCGCACGCTTCATCGCGAACCGGGCAAGCCTCAAGCTCAAACATGCACCACTGATGGATATGATTCGCCGGTTGCGGAAGGCCGTGGCGGATTCTCAGAAACCACCATCGATGCCACGGGGCAATACAGGATTGAAACGAGCTT
- a CDS encoding carbon monoxide dehydrogenase beta subunit family protein has product MSQYRVLPGPEHFLPPAAASMGIRLPNPGEAHINGVIVSEEKAYEEAAKQFLMAKVPTLFPGPLVLWAWNEKAAKKATAIRHLYNTLKECVQPGQKPMLIPMPDYRPKYPKINPEVEINPNHPNLTIWHNKIDCCMFIGVHCHQANLSLKIIRGGTSCYTIAMCAQAGHEDAMLSFRDASVEKIMTLADWVRKLKGTVQPRLTSAKSGASN; this is encoded by the coding sequence ATGAGTCAATACCGCGTGCTTCCAGGACCAGAACACTTTCTGCCCCCCGCTGCCGCCAGTATGGGCATTCGGTTACCGAACCCAGGCGAAGCCCACATCAACGGCGTCATTGTCTCCGAAGAAAAAGCCTATGAAGAAGCTGCCAAGCAATTCTTGATGGCCAAAGTGCCGACCCTCTTCCCTGGGCCCTTGGTGCTCTGGGCTTGGAATGAAAAGGCCGCCAAAAAGGCGACGGCAATCCGCCATCTGTACAACACACTGAAGGAATGTGTGCAGCCAGGCCAAAAGCCCATGCTGATTCCCATGCCGGACTATCGCCCCAAGTACCCCAAGATCAATCCCGAAGTTGAAATCAACCCCAACCATCCGAATCTGACCATCTGGCACAACAAGATTGACTGCTGCATGTTCATCGGTGTGCATTGCCACCAGGCGAACCTGTCGCTCAAGATTATTCGGGGCGGGACCTCATGCTACACAATTGCAATGTGTGCGCAAGCCGGCCATGAAGACGCGATGCTCTCATTCCGCGATGCATCGGTCGAAAAAATCATGACCCTGGCAGACTGGGTGAGAAAGTTGAAAGGGACAGTCCAACCACGGCTGACGTCAGCCAAGAGCGGGGCGTCAAACTAA
- the murA gene encoding UDP-N-acetylglucosamine 1-carboxyvinyltransferase — translation MDEIVITGGNRLRGEVRISGAKNSALPILASTILGGGECVITNVPRVVDVLTMGKLLGILGAQVSHEANRAVIKADVIHSTEAPYDLVKTMRASVLVLGPLLARWGEAKVSLPGGCAIGSRPVNLHLAGLAKLGADISIEHGYITARAKRLKGARIYCDTTTVTGTENLMMAASLAEGTSVIENAAKEPEIVDLAEFLNKRGARIAGAGTDMLTIEGVRELHGADHEVIPDRIEAGTHLVAGAITNGDVTITHCRPVHLEAVLMKLREAGADIQVEAQTVRIRRNGRLKGTDVRTLPFPGFPTDMQAQMVALMAITEGTSVVTETVFESRFMHVEELRRMGADIRVEGNRLIVTGRPTLTGAPVMASDLRASAGLILAGLAAEGATEVQRVYHLDRGYERIEEKLRAVGANIERRKTTPATGVR, via the coding sequence ATGGATGAGATTGTCATTACGGGTGGAAATCGGTTGCGCGGAGAAGTCCGGATCAGCGGGGCGAAGAACTCGGCCCTTCCCATTCTGGCCTCGACCATCTTAGGTGGCGGTGAATGTGTCATTACGAATGTCCCCCGGGTGGTCGATGTGCTGACGATGGGGAAACTCCTCGGCATTCTGGGGGCTCAGGTCTCCCATGAGGCCAACCGTGCCGTCATTAAAGCTGACGTGATTCATTCTACAGAGGCGCCGTATGACCTGGTGAAAACCATGCGTGCCTCAGTGTTGGTATTGGGACCCTTGCTCGCTCGCTGGGGGGAAGCGAAGGTTTCGTTGCCGGGCGGCTGTGCAATCGGTTCCCGACCGGTAAACCTCCATTTGGCCGGGTTGGCAAAATTAGGAGCTGACATTTCGATCGAGCATGGGTATATCACCGCGAGGGCGAAGCGGCTGAAGGGTGCGCGGATCTATTGCGATACCACGACGGTGACCGGTACGGAAAACCTGATGATGGCCGCCTCCCTCGCCGAGGGGACCAGCGTTATCGAAAATGCGGCGAAAGAGCCGGAAATCGTAGACCTTGCCGAGTTTCTGAACAAGCGCGGCGCCCGTATCGCAGGGGCCGGGACGGATATGCTCACGATTGAAGGTGTGCGGGAATTGCACGGTGCGGATCATGAGGTGATCCCGGATCGCATCGAGGCCGGCACGCACCTCGTAGCCGGGGCGATCACGAATGGAGATGTCACGATTACCCATTGTCGTCCCGTTCATCTTGAAGCGGTCTTGATGAAGTTGCGGGAAGCGGGTGCGGACATTCAGGTCGAGGCCCAGACGGTGCGAATCAGGCGGAATGGACGGCTCAAGGGGACGGATGTCCGGACCTTACCGTTTCCCGGGTTCCCGACGGATATGCAGGCGCAGATGGTCGCGCTGATGGCGATTACGGAAGGCACGAGCGTGGTCACGGAGACGGTGTTTGAAAGCCGTTTCATGCATGTGGAAGAGCTGCGACGGATGGGAGCGGATATTCGGGTCGAAGGTAATCGCTTGATCGTCACGGGACGTCCCACGCTGACAGGAGCGCCGGTCATGGCTTCGGACCTTCGTGCCAGCGCGGGGCTCATTCTGGCCGGCTTGGCCGCCGAGGGTGCGACGGAAGTACAGCGGGTGTATCACCTCGATCGCGGCTATGAGCGTATTGAAGAAAAACTGCGGGCGGTTGGGGCGAACATTGAGCGCCGAAAGACAACCCCCGCCACAGGAGTCCGTTAG
- the rho gene encoding transcription termination factor Rho, which yields MYLAELKQKSIADLNEVARDLKIEGSANLRKQELIFAILQGQTEKNGVVYGEGVLETLPDGFGFLRAPDSNYLPGPDDIYISPSQIRRFNLRTGDTVSGQIRPPKESERYFALLKVEKVNYEDPEVSRDKILFDNLTPLYPEERLNLEFDREEYCTRVMDLTTPIGKGQRGLIVAAPRTGKTMLLQALARAILKNHKEVTLIVLLIDERPEEVTDWQRQVKAEVISSTFDEPAQRHAQVAEMVLEKAKRLVEHKKDVVILLDSITRLARAYNTIAPPSGKVLSGGLDSNALQRPKRFFGAARNIEHGGSLTIMASALVDTGSRMDDVIFEEFKGTGNMEVHLDRRLADKRLFPAIDISKSGTRKEELLVDKDRLNKMWILRKVLSPLGTMEAMEFLMDKIGGTKTNQEFLQSMNR from the coding sequence ATGTATTTGGCGGAGTTGAAGCAGAAATCCATCGCCGATCTGAACGAGGTGGCGCGTGACCTCAAGATCGAAGGATCGGCCAATCTGCGGAAACAGGAGCTCATCTTCGCCATTCTTCAAGGCCAGACCGAAAAGAACGGCGTCGTCTACGGAGAAGGCGTTCTGGAAACCCTTCCGGACGGATTTGGATTTTTGCGCGCTCCCGACTCCAACTATCTCCCGGGGCCCGACGATATCTATATTTCGCCGTCGCAAATTCGCCGGTTTAATTTGCGTACCGGTGACACCGTCTCAGGGCAGATCAGGCCTCCCAAGGAGAGCGAGCGGTACTTTGCGCTGCTCAAAGTCGAGAAGGTCAACTACGAAGACCCGGAAGTCTCGCGGGATAAGATCCTCTTTGACAACCTGACGCCTCTCTATCCCGAAGAACGACTCAATCTCGAATTTGACCGCGAAGAATATTGCACGCGCGTGATGGACTTAACCACGCCAATCGGGAAGGGTCAGCGCGGACTGATCGTGGCCGCTCCCCGCACCGGTAAGACGATGTTGCTCCAAGCCCTTGCGCGGGCCATCCTGAAGAATCACAAAGAAGTGACGCTGATCGTGTTGTTGATCGACGAGCGGCCGGAAGAAGTCACCGACTGGCAGCGGCAGGTCAAGGCCGAAGTCATCAGTTCGACGTTCGATGAGCCGGCACAGCGCCATGCGCAAGTCGCTGAAATGGTGCTGGAGAAGGCTAAACGATTGGTCGAGCACAAGAAGGACGTCGTGATTCTGTTGGACAGCATTACGCGTCTCGCACGTGCGTATAATACCATCGCTCCGCCCAGCGGCAAGGTCCTCTCCGGCGGTCTCGATTCCAACGCGCTGCAGCGGCCCAAGCGCTTCTTCGGTGCCGCCCGCAACATCGAGCACGGCGGGAGCTTGACGATCATGGCCTCTGCGCTGGTCGATACCGGCAGCCGCATGGATGACGTGATCTTCGAAGAGTTCAAAGGAACCGGCAATATGGAAGTCCATCTGGATCGTCGCTTGGCCGACAAGCGCCTCTTCCCGGCGATCGATATCAGCAAGTCCGGAACCAGAAAAGAAGAGTTGTTGGTGGATAAGGATCGGCTCAATAAGATGTGGATCTTGCGGAAGGTCCTGAGCCCGTTGGGAACGATGGAAGCGATGGAGTTCCTGATGGACAAAATCGGCGGGACCAAAACCAATCAGGAATTCCTGCAATCCATGAATCGGTAG
- the rpmE gene encoding 50S ribosomal protein L31, producing the protein MQKGIHPMYREATVHCACGNSFKTRTTIGEISVDICGACHPFFTGTQKIIDTEGRVERFKKKYAKKDK; encoded by the coding sequence ATGCAAAAGGGTATTCATCCAATGTATCGGGAAGCCACGGTCCATTGCGCTTGTGGCAACTCATTCAAGACGCGCACGACCATCGGGGAAATCAGCGTCGATATTTGCGGTGCCTGTCATCCGTTTTTTACCGGCACGCAAAAAATTATCGATACCGAAGGACGGGTCGAACGGTTTAAGAAGAAGTACGCGAAGAAGGACAAGTAG
- the prfA gene encoding peptide chain release factor 1: MEAALLKKWESVASRFQELTDQLMDPSVVSQPAQLHKLSKERVDLEPAAQLFESYRGNVRQLEEAAQILADPSAGSDMHKMATDETNELQRQQAIMEEQAKEFLIPKDPRDAKSLLLEIRAGTGGDEAALFAGELFRLYSKYAEQKGFKVDTVEATETGIGGYKNITALIEGKGAYSHFKYEAGVHRVQRVPVTEAAGRIHTSTVTVAVMPEVDEIDVKIDPGDLRIDTFCSSGAGGQSVNTTKSAVRITHIPTGVVVSCQDERSQLKNRTKAMRTLRARIVEAEREKHDAEIAQNRKSQVGTGERSEKIRTYNFPQNRVTDHRVGMTLHKLELVMEGDLDEFVQALKAQQQQIDTANV, encoded by the coding sequence ATGGAAGCCGCCCTACTCAAAAAATGGGAATCTGTGGCATCGCGATTCCAAGAGTTGACCGATCAGCTCATGGACCCCTCGGTCGTCAGTCAGCCGGCCCAACTCCACAAGCTGAGCAAGGAGCGGGTAGATCTTGAGCCGGCGGCGCAGTTGTTTGAGAGCTACCGCGGGAACGTCCGACAGCTTGAAGAGGCGGCGCAGATTCTTGCCGACCCCTCAGCCGGTAGTGACATGCATAAGATGGCGACCGATGAAACGAATGAGTTGCAGCGGCAGCAAGCGATCATGGAAGAGCAGGCCAAAGAGTTCCTGATCCCGAAAGATCCACGGGACGCGAAGAGCCTGTTGCTGGAAATCCGGGCCGGGACCGGTGGCGATGAAGCCGCCTTATTCGCCGGAGAACTCTTTCGCCTCTATAGCAAGTATGCAGAGCAGAAAGGGTTCAAGGTTGATACCGTCGAGGCCACCGAAACCGGCATAGGCGGGTATAAGAACATCACGGCATTGATCGAGGGCAAGGGGGCCTATAGTCATTTTAAGTACGAAGCCGGCGTGCACCGCGTGCAGCGTGTGCCGGTGACGGAAGCGGCCGGCCGGATCCATACGTCCACCGTGACGGTGGCAGTCATGCCGGAAGTCGACGAAATCGACGTCAAGATCGATCCGGGAGATCTCCGAATCGATACCTTCTGCTCCTCCGGCGCCGGCGGGCAGAGCGTCAATACGACCAAGTCTGCGGTGCGCATTACTCATATCCCCACCGGGGTGGTGGTCAGTTGTCAGGACGAACGGTCGCAACTGAAGAATCGCACGAAAGCCATGCGGACCTTGCGCGCAAGAATTGTTGAGGCGGAGCGGGAAAAGCACGACGCAGAGATCGCCCAGAACAGAAAATCCCAGGTCGGGACCGGCGAGCGGAGCGAGAAGATTCGTACCTACAACTTCCCGCAGAATCGCGTCACCGACCATCGGGTCGGCATGACGTTGCACAAGCTTGAATTGGTGATGGAAGGTGATCTGGATGAATTTGTCCAGGCGTTGAAAGCGCAACAGCAGCAGATCGACACAGCCAACGTGTAG